The Asticcacaulis sp. EMRT-3 region AGGATCAGCGCGGCGATGGCCACAAAACTGACGCCATAGGCGCCCCAGACGAACAGCGCATACTTGCCCATGTCGAGATCGAGCGTCATGGCGTTTTCCCTCAGTTAAAGCCCGGTCAGTTAAAACTCAGGCGGGCGCGTAAAGACCGGTAGCGGCGTTCCAGAATCTCCGAATCGATCCGTACCAGAAACAGCCAGGCGAACAACAGGTGCCAGGCCGCCACCATCACGAACAGCGGCCACAGGATAGCGCCCGTCGTCTCGATGCGGTTGCCCTGATGCAGGCCATTCCACCACAGTACCGAAAAATGAATGATCGGCAGATTGACCAGTCCGACCAGCGCCAGAATCGCACTCATGCGCGCCGCTTTCGTCTCGTCCTCAATCGCACCCTGCAAGGCGATATAGGCGATGTAAAACAGGAAAAGCACCAGTTCAGAGGTCATGCGTCCGTCCCATTGCCAGGGCGTGCCCCACATCGGCCAGCCCCACAGAGCGCCGGTGATCAGGGCCAGACCGGTGAAGACCGCGCCAATCGGCGCCATGGCGCGGGCGGCGGCATCGGCCAGGGCATGGCGGAAGATCAGGCCGAAAAACGACGCCACCCCCATCGCGGCATAGACGCTCAAACCCATCCATGCCGACGGCACATGGATATACATGATGCGCACCGTATTGCCCTGCTGGTAATCCTGCGGCGAGGCGAAGGCGAGAAACAGCCCCCACACCATGACGATGGCGGTCAGGCCCGCCAGCCACGGCCGCAAGGGGCGGGTGACACGGGTAAAACGTTCCGGATTGGCCAGAAAATTGATCATGCCTCAGGTGATAAGGGCTTTGGCGAAACGGAGCAAGCGCTTGATATAGCCGTTAACGGAATCCTTGCCGCTTGTCCTTATGATGGCGGCAGGGCTTACGGGAGGACTCCATAGTGCTGCTGGCATCTCTTGTCTCAGGTACTCTGTTTTGCGTCACCTTCACCATCTATTATGCGGGCCTGCGCGCAGGCTGGCGCTGGACGGCATGGCCCGTTGCGGCCCTGTTTGCCTCGGCGGGATTTTTGATCCAGTATCTGGGATCAGGCCTCATCAATACGGCATGGCGGCTTGATAGCCTGATCCTGCTGATGGTGGTGATCAGCCTGCCGGTGCGTCACCGCTTCGGCCCGCAACGCGGCGGCCACTCCGTCTATCGCCAGCACAGGCTGAAACGGCGTTAAAGCCGGGCCGTGCTTAAGCGGCCTCGGCCCGCAGCCCGGCTATGACCAGTTTAATCTGGGTCAGCATGTTGGTGTGCAGAGTTTCAACATCGAAGCCGCCGGTTTCCGAGCCGTTCTGGAAAACACGGCGCATATTGGCAAAACACAAATCTTCGAGAATTTCCGAAGCACAATCAAGCGGCGCACCCTGCGGCAGTTCGCCCGCGCCCTGCGCCGCTTTTAACGTATCAAACAGGGCCAGCCGCACCAGATCGCTCAGCCGCGCCACCTCGTTGAGCGAGGCCTGACCGGCGCTCCATTTCATGACGAAGGCCGACAGGATCAGACGGGCATTGGCTTCAGCGGTTTCATAACCGCGCATCAACTGGCGGTGCAGACGCTCGACCAGCGGCAGGCTTTCATCATAGGCATCGCGGATAACCCGGATGACGCGGGCGTTTTCAGCTTCGACGACCGTAATGAAAATCTCGTTCTTGTCGGTAAAATTGGCGAACAGGGCTCCTGTGGAGAGGTCGGCGGCACTGGCTATGTCGCGTAAAGTCGCCGCTTCAAAGCCGCGTTCACGAAAAAGCTGAGTGGCGGAGTCGAGAATTTTCAGGCGGTTGCGCTCTTTTGACCTGGCGCGGGCTCCTGACGGCACGGGGGACTCCTGGACGGGGGATACTGAACTGGGATCAAACATCGGTACGCTCACACACAAAAGATGACCTAAACGTAAGCTTAGCCCCCCGGAAGCTCCCTACTTAGTATGAGGAAAATTGCAATTCAATGAACCGGCCAGTTTTATTTTTTGCGTTGCGAAAAACTACTCAGGCCGGTGGTTGAGAAACTCAACGCGCCGGACGGATTTTATCTCGACATTTTCCGGCAAAAGAGGGAAGTTGCGCCATGAGCCTTGTTCTTTTCATTCTGGCCGTCATCGCCATGCTGGCGGTACTGGTCGTTCTGGGTGCCGGTTTTTACAGCCTGGCGCGCGGCGGTGAGTTTCGCAGAAACTGGTCGAACAAGCTGATGCGTCTGCGCATCCTGTTTCAGTTTATCGCCCTGTGCCTGCTGGTGGCCACGGCCTGGGCCTTCCATAAGGGCCTCTGACGCAACGGATGGTCAAGCTCAACCGCATCTATACGCGCACCGGCGACGATGGCACGACCGGTCTGGCCGATGGCACCCGGCGCGCCAAGGATGACCCGCGCATCATCGCCATCGGCAGCGTCGATGAAACCAATGCGGCGCTCGGTCTGGTGCGTTTATACAGCGATACGGACGGGCTCGACGCCCTGCTGGCGCGTTTGCAAAACGACCTGTTCGATCTCGGCGCCGATCTGGCCACCCCTTCTGATGAGATCAGTTGGAAGCCGCTGCGCATCCGGGCCGAACAGGTGACGGCGCTCGAAGAGGCGCTCGATGCCTATAATGCCGATCTGGCCCCGCTCGATTCGTTCGTATTGCCCGCAGGCACGTCGCTCAGCGCCCACCTGCATCTGGCGCGTACCTGTGCGCGCCGCGCCGAACGCGATGCCGTCACCCTCAGCAAGATGGGGGACGAGGCGGTCAATCCTGAAGCGGTCAAATATCTGAACCGCCTGTCCGATCTTTTGTTCGTCCTGTCGCGTTATGCCAATGACAAGGGGCGCGGCGATGTCAAATGGGTGCCTTCGGCCTGAGGGTCAAATGACCATGGAAAAGAGAATGTTCGGAATAAAATCCGGCCTGAGCCTGGCCACCGTGGTTTGTATGGCGGCGCAGCTCACTGGCTGTCATGCCGCGCCAAAGGGTTCGCCCGCCACGACCTTTCGCATTGATCTCGCCATTCCGCAGGCGGATCGCAAAGCCATCCGTGACGCCGGAGAAAAAGTGACGGTCGATGTCTATTATTTCGGCACGCCCACCGCACAGCATCAGGGTGAGGCCGATCAGGCCGGACGCATCCGCCTCGGCGACGACCTGTTCGATGTCGGGCCCGATGCCCCCGGCCTGACGGTGAGCGGAGCCGGCATTGACCACAAGCTGTTAGGCCATGTCATCGACGAAATGCCGCATGTCATGATCAATGCCTATTCCACCGATAAGGCCGGCAGCGAAACGCACAGGATCGATTGTCATTATTATTTCGGCACCATAGCCGAGGCGAAGGCACATCCGGCCGAGGTCAGTTGCGAGACGGGCACACCCTGATGGCACACCCTGACGGGCAGCCCCCGCCTTACAGGCGGCGGAAACCCGTCGGCTGACCGGCCCCGGCGGCGCTGATACGCGCTATGGCCGTGTGCAGCGGCTCAATCGCCACCTTCATATGGTGCGCATTGGCGTGGATGATGTGGCTGTCATCGACCATGATGGCGACGTGGCCCTTCCAGAAGACGAGATCGCCACGGCGCAGATTCTGCATGTTCTGGCCGGGTATCAGCGCCACGCCGAGGCTGGCCTGCATGTCGGAATCGCGCGGACAGCCATAGCCTGCGGCATAGAGCGCCTGTTGCAGCAGGCCCGAACAGTCGAGCCCGATGCTTTCGCGTCCGCCCCACTGATAGGGGGCGTTGATATAGCTTTCGGCCACAGCGACGAAATCATCGGCGAAGCGCTCGAAATCGCTGAGATGGCTGTCGAACACCCAGCCCATATCGTTGATATAGGCAAAGCCGTTTTCATGGCGGCTGACCGAGACCAGCGCATTGAGGCTCAGGGCCTGCTGGATCGACGCCTTGAGATTGGGCGCGGCAAAGACATAGGTGCGCAAGGTGGCGACATAATGGGTCGGCAGATACCAGTCGCGGCGGAAGGCCGATACCGGCACATAGCCGACATAGCCATCGCGCAGGGCCTGACCCCAGTAATAGTCGTGTTTGCGCTCGATGATCTTGAAGCGTTCGCCGAGCAGCAACTGATCAAGCTGTTCGGCACCCGGTTCGGGCTGGGCCAGAACGGGTGCGGTGGCGGCGTAGCAGCTCAGGATTTCGCCCACGACATAGGTTTTGGCGCGGATCAGGCCTTCATGTGCCTGATCGGTCACGCCGTCCCTATAGGGCGTTGTCCGCTTGTCGAAGGGTTCATCGCTCATCTGCGTCATAAAGCTTCTGCCTCGTCTAGAGCGCGTTTCGATCTGACGACATCAGATCGGCGCTCTACGCCTTTGTTTACCGCGCATCTGGATCCAAAAAGTGCGTCACACTTTTTAGGATGCGCTCTCTACTCATGAAGACAGTCTAGCCGATGGATACAAAGGTCACGTTAACAGCCACGGTCAACAAGGTCTTTACGGAAAGAGGAAGGTATCAGTAGCTTTTCAGCACCTGAAAAACGGCGCGCAGGGTCTGGGCTTCGGCCCCGACCGGATAGCCCGCCCGCCCGCGCGGATTCCAGGCATAGATGTCGAAATGCACCCAGGCGCCGCTTTTGGGTGCAAAGCGTTGCAGGAACAGGGCCGCCGTCACCGATCCGGCCTGCGCCCAGCCGGCGGGATCATTGCGGATGTCGGCAATGTCGGACTCAAGCGCATCCTGATAACCAGCCCACAGGGGCATCCGCCACAGGGGGTCATGGCGGGCGATGGCGGCCACTTCAAGCTGGCGGGCCAGATCTTCGTTCTCCGTATAAAAAGGTATCACCTCCGGCCCTAAAGCGGCGCGCGCAGCACCCGTGAGGGTGGCGAAATCGACGGTCAGGGTGGGGTTCAGTTCGCCGGCGCGTGCCAGAGCATCGGCGAGGATCAGTCGCCCCTCGGCATCGGTATTGCCGATCTCGATGCTGAGGCCAGCCCGCGAGGCCAGTATGTCGCCGGGCCGAAAGGCATTGCCGGAAATGGCGTTTTCAACGGCGGGCAACAAAACATGCAGGCGCACCGGCAGATCGGCCCCCATCACCCAGCCCGCCAGAGCCAGAGCATGGGCCGCCCCGCCCATATCCTTCTTCATCAGGGCCATGCCGCCGCCCGGCTTGATATTCAGGCCGCCCGTATCGAAGGCCACCCCCTTGCCGACCAGCACGATGACGGGCGCGTCCGGCTCCGCGCCCGCGCCCTGCCAGCCGATCTCGATAAAGCGCGGCGCATTGCCGGGCCCGGCGGCGCGCCCGACCGCATGAACCGCCGGATAATTGTGCGTCAGCAGATCGTCGCCGGTAATCACGCTGACGTCGGCACCATGCGCTTCGGCCAGGCTTCGCGCGGCAGTCTCGATCTCGGCGGGCCCCATATCATTGGTGGGGGTATTGACCAGATCGCGCGCCAGGGCGTGCGCTTCCGCTTCCAGAGCGATGGCGGCGCGCGCACCGGCATCGAGGCGGCTGTCGTCAAGCACGGCCTCAACAGGCTTGGCCGACGCCTTATAACGGTTGAAACTGTAGGCCCCCAGCGCCCAGGCCACATGGATGGCGTGCCGGTCAAGCGCCGCGTCGCATTCCAGCGCCCAGACGCCTTTCGGCAATTGCGTGGGCAGGCCGCGAAAACGCATCGGCGACCAGGTTTTGCGCGCGCCTAAGCCAAACCAGCCGGTCAGGCCCTTGCCATCGGGCAGGATGATCAGGCTGCCCGCCTTGCCGCTAAAGGTTTTCAGACGCAAAAACCCGGCCTGTTCGGCAGGCAGGGCGGTGATGCAGGCATCGGCGTCTTCCTCAAACAGGGCGATCAGCCGGTTTTCCGTGGCGGGGGCTGGATTTTTGAGCGGCTTGGGCATGGCGTCGTCCGTCAGCGTTAATAAAGGTTAAGGGTTTAACTCTATCTTCATACGATTAACCGAAAGCTTAAAGTGCATCCCAAAAAGTGTGACGCACTTTTTGGATCCAGATGCACGACAAACAAAGTACCATCGCGGAGTGCCGATTCATGAATCGTCTGGCCACCAGTTTTTGTTTGAGCCTTGTTGCCGCCAGCTTCGTTGCCGCCCAACCGGCTTCAGCGGGCCTGTTCGGCGGTGACAAAAAAAGCGACGCAGCCGTGACCTCGACGCCTTCGGCCATGACCACGGTGGCAGGGGCGTCCTCGGAGGATTTCCATAAGGCCAGCAAGGCCGAGATCGAGCAGACCCTGCGCGCTGATCCTCTGGCTCAGGCCGCCTTTTTCAGCAACCAGTTCGACCACGATCCCACCAATGTGCAGATCGGGCTTTATTTCTCCAATGCCCTGCGCGCGCTGAAACGCTATGATCAGGCCGCCGACATTGCCCATCGCGTTTTGCTGTTCGCACCCGATAATGTCGATCTGCTGCTGGCCGCCGCCCGCGCCCATATTGCCGGTAATGATGCTTTCCTGGCCATCGATCCGCTCCAGCACGCCATTGCGCTGAAGCCTAAGGACTGGCAGGCCTATTCGTTGCTCGGCGTCGCCTATCAGCAGGTCAAGCGCACCGACGATGCGCAAACCCAGTGGGCTACGGCCTTGCAGCTTTCGCCCAATAATCCCGCCGTACTGACCAATATCGCCATGGCCAAGGTGGTGAACGGCGATTTCAAGGGGGCCGAGCCTTTGTTGCGCACGGCAGCCGCCCAGAAGGACGCCACGATCCAGGTGCGTCAGAATCTGGCCCTCGTCCTCGGCCTGGAAGGCCAGATGGATCAGGCCGAGAGACTGCTGCGCGAAGACCTGCCACCGCAGCAGGCCGATGCCGATCTGGCCTGGCTGCATCAGGCCGTGGCGGCGCGGGGTCTGGCCTCTGCGGCACCACCCGCCGCCGCGCCCGCGCCCGCTGCCACCACGGATGCGCCGGGCCGCTCATGGGCCTCGGTTCAGGCCGCTGGCGGCTAGAGCAACGAGCGTTTAATTTGACTTACAAATTGAATGCGAGATGCGGAAAAACGTAAAATGTAGAGCGGGTTGCATGCCTTTGACCGATTCAATCAGAATGCAAACCGCTCTAAACCCGATCACATTGCTGAAACGGACAGATTTTCGACTCCGCGCGCGGAGGCGAACCTGCTAGGCTGTGGCCCAAAGCACGGCGACACATGGCCGCGCCACTTTATCCCCAAAAACCACCTACCATATATAGACATTAAGCTGGCATTAACCACCATCTGTGGTGATATGGCAGAACCTTCAGGCGTTCAGTTCGATTCGGGAAACCCCCATGACCAGTTCCATTCTTCTTGCCGATTCCCATGCCGGTTTATTGAAGGCGTCGCACGCCTATAAGCCCTTCCGCTATCCGTGGGCGTTTGAGTACTGGCGCAAGCAGCAGCAGGTGCACTGGATTCCCGAAGAGGTGCCGCTGGGCGAGGACTGCAAGGACTGGGCGGCCAAGCTCAATGACGGCGAACGCAATCTGCTGACGCAGATTTTCCGCTTCTTCACCCAGTCCGACATCGAGGTGCAGGACAATTATCTCGAACGCTATGGCCGCGTGTTCAAGCCGACCGAAATCAAGATGATGCTGGCCTCCTTCGCCAATATGGAAACCATCCATATTGCGGCCTATGCGCTTCTGCTTGAGACCATCGGTATGCCTGAGGCGGAATTCGGCGCCTTCATGGAATATGAGGCGATGCGCGACAAGCATGACTTTATGCAGCAGTTCGGCGTCGATACCGAGGCTGATGTCTGCCGGACGCTCGCCATGTTCGGCGGCTTTACCGAAGGCCTGCAACTGTTCGCCTCGTTCGCCATGCTGATGAACTTCCCGCGCTTCAACAAGATGAAGGGCATGGGCCAGATCGTCTCGTGGTCGGTGCGCGATGAGAGCCTGCACTGTGAAGGCGTCATCAAGCTGTATCACGCCTTCAACCGCGAAACCAAGGCGGTCACCAAGAGCGTGGCCGATGACATTATCGACTGCTGCAAGACGGTGGTGTCGATGGAGGACAAGTTCATCGATCTGGCCTTTGAGATGGGGCCGGTGCAGGGCATGACGCCGGAAGACATCAAGGCCTATATCCGCTACATCGCCGACTGGCGCTTAAAGCAGCTCGAACTGCCGCAGGTGTTCGATGCGCCGAAGGAAAACCCGCTGCCGTGGCTTCAGGTCATGCTGTCGGGCGTTGAGCACGCCAACTTCTTCGAGGCGCGCGCCACCGAATATTCCAAGGCGGCCACCAAGGGGCAATGGACGGGCGGCGACGGCGTGTGGGGCGCTTTCGACCAGTTGATGAAAAAGCGCGCCGAGGCCACCAAGGCGGGCGCGCTCTGAAATCGCAAAAAGCCTCCGGCGACGGAGGCTTTTTTTATGACCTAATGCAGTCTGTGGCGCGCGTCGGGCAGGTCGAGCGAAAAAGCCGGTATCTCGACCATGCGCTGTGCGCCCTTCGCGTCTTCAAAGACATAGTGGCCGCACATCATGCCGCTGTCGGTGGTGAGAGGGCAGCCCGATGTGTAGGTGAAGCTTTCGCCCGGTTGCAGCACCGGGGTTTCGCCGACCACGCCGGGGCCATCGACGTGTTCGACATGGCCGCGGCCATCGGTGATCGTCCAGTGGCGCGTCTTCAGTTGCGCCGTGTCGGAGCCGAGATTTTCCATGGTGATATGATAGGCCCAGACGTACCGATCCGTATGGCCGTGCTGTTCGGGCGGCACATATTCGACCTCGACGGCGATTTGAATATCATGGCTGATGGTCTGGTAGGGCATGGTTTACACTTGCTGCAACTTTAAAGCTCTCTTAAATGGTCTGCCCACGCCTGACAAAGAGATTCCGTCCCTATGCCACCAGAAAACCAGCCAGACCCCCTGCCCGCCGTGCTGGCCCCCGGCATTGACGGCATCCTGCCCATGCAAAGTCTGGCCGCCCTGATCGACAGCGGCGCCATCCGCAGCCAGACGCCGTTCGATGATAACCAGATTCAACCGGCCAGTCTTGATCTGCGGCTGGGCCGCCGCGCCTGGCGAGTACGCGCCTCGTTTTTGCCGCGCGGGCGGCGGGTGATGGACCGGCTGGCCGATGTGAAGATGCACGAAATGGATCTGACGCATGGCGCGGTGTTCGAATCGGGCTGCGTCTATATTGCCGAATTGCAGGAAAGCCTCGACCTGCCCAAGGGCATTTCGGCGCGCGCCAATCCCAAATCCTCGACCGGCCGCGTCGATGTTTTTGTGCGGCTGTTGTCCGATCACGGCGATCTGTTTGATGATGTGGCCGAAGGCTATTGCGGGCCAACCTTTGTCGAAATCGCGCCGCAGACCTTTTCGGTGCTGGCGCGCACGGGCACCCGGCTCAATCAGTTGCGCCTCAAGCGCGGCCGCCCGCCCAAGCTCTACTCAACCGATTGCGGCGTCGATCTGACCGGCGAACTGGTCGGGTTTCGCGCCCGCCGCCACGCCGGCATCATCGATCTTGACCATATTGCCGGTCACGATCCGCGTAAATTCTGGGAACCGCTCGGCTTCAGCGGCGGCGAACTGCTGCTCGATCCTGGCGAGTTCTATATTCTCGCCTCGAAAACCCATGTCGAGATTCCGGTGCGCGAAGCCGCCGAAATGCTGCCCATCGATCCGGGCGTCGGCGAGTTCCGCGTGCATTATGCCGGTTTCTTCGATCCGGGCTTCGGCACGGCGGAGGCGCAAGGCTCAGGCTCGCGCGGCGTGCTGGAAGTGCGTTGTCACGAAACCCCCTTCCTGCTCGAAGACGGGCAAACCGTGGCGCGGCTGGTCTATGAGCCGCTGACCGACAAGCCGACGAAGCTGTATGGGCAACTGGGATCGAACTACCAGAAGCAGGGGCTGAAACTGAGCAAACATTTTCAGCCGTGGTGAGGCTGTTCGCGTTCCCCTTCTGATCGAACGCGATTGCGGTTGCGCGCAAACTGTGTTTCCTTTCCGGCGACCGGTGGCAAACCGGCGCAAACACAAGAAACAGGTAAAGAGGACACACTTTCATGGCAAATGACGCCACACCTGCGCCCATCACCCTGGGCAATCCCGCCGTGGTGGGCCTGGCCGGTTTCGGCATGACCACACTGGCTCTGCAACTGCATAATCTGGGGCTGATCGGCATAGCGCCGGTGCTTTGGCTGGGTTTTATTTTCGGCGGGCTGGCGCAGTTCATCGCCGGTTTCATGGAGCAGAAGACCGGCAATAATTTCGGCTTTTGCGCCTTTGTCGGCTATGGTTCGTTCTGGATATGGCTGTGCGCCTATATCATCGGCAATGCGACCGGCATCGAGATTTTCAAGCTGGCCGACAGTGATCTGGGCTATATCCTGATGGGCTGGGCCATCTTCACCGGCGGCCTGTGGATCGCTTCGTG contains the following coding sequences:
- a CDS encoding NlpC/P60 family protein codes for the protein MTQMSDEPFDKRTTPYRDGVTDQAHEGLIRAKTYVVGEILSCYAATAPVLAQPEPGAEQLDQLLLGERFKIIERKHDYYWGQALRDGYVGYVPVSAFRRDWYLPTHYVATLRTYVFAAPNLKASIQQALSLNALVSVSRHENGFAYINDMGWVFDSHLSDFERFADDFVAVAESYINAPYQWGGRESIGLDCSGLLQQALYAAGYGCPRDSDMQASLGVALIPGQNMQNLRRGDLVFWKGHVAIMVDDSHIIHANAHHMKVAIEPLHTAIARISAAGAGQPTGFRRL
- a CDS encoding leucyl aminopeptidase family protein encodes the protein MPKPLKNPAPATENRLIALFEEDADACITALPAEQAGFLRLKTFSGKAGSLIILPDGKGLTGWFGLGARKTWSPMRFRGLPTQLPKGVWALECDAALDRHAIHVAWALGAYSFNRYKASAKPVEAVLDDSRLDAGARAAIALEAEAHALARDLVNTPTNDMGPAEIETAARSLAEAHGADVSVITGDDLLTHNYPAVHAVGRAAGPGNAPRFIEIGWQGAGAEPDAPVIVLVGKGVAFDTGGLNIKPGGGMALMKKDMGGAAHALALAGWVMGADLPVRLHVLLPAVENAISGNAFRPGDILASRAGLSIEIGNTDAEGRLILADALARAGELNPTLTVDFATLTGAARAALGPEVIPFYTENEDLARQLEVAAIARHDPLWRMPLWAGYQDALESDIADIRNDPAGWAQAGSVTAALFLQRFAPKSGAWVHFDIYAWNPRGRAGYPVGAEAQTLRAVFQVLKSY
- the ccmD gene encoding heme exporter protein CcmD; protein product: MTLDLDMGKYALFVWGAYGVSFVAIAALILISLRTQRQRRKKLEALQAAVEDKR
- a CDS encoding cob(I)yrinic acid a,c-diamide adenosyltransferase codes for the protein MVKLNRIYTRTGDDGTTGLADGTRRAKDDPRIIAIGSVDETNAALGLVRLYSDTDGLDALLARLQNDLFDLGADLATPSDEISWKPLRIRAEQVTALEEALDAYNADLAPLDSFVLPAGTSLSAHLHLARTCARRAERDAVTLSKMGDEAVNPEAVKYLNRLSDLLFVLSRYANDKGRGDVKWVPSA
- a CDS encoding twin transmembrane helix small protein, yielding MSLVLFILAVIAMLAVLVVLGAGFYSLARGGEFRRNWSNKLMRLRILFQFIALCLLVATAWAFHKGL
- a CDS encoding TetR/AcrR family transcriptional regulator, giving the protein MPSGARARSKERNRLKILDSATQLFRERGFEAATLRDIASAADLSTGALFANFTDKNEIFITVVEAENARVIRVIRDAYDESLPLVERLHRQLMRGYETAEANARLILSAFVMKWSAGQASLNEVARLSDLVRLALFDTLKAAQGAGELPQGAPLDCASEILEDLCFANMRRVFQNGSETGGFDVETLHTNMLTQIKLVIAGLRAEAA
- a CDS encoding pilus assembly protein TadD; its protein translation is MNRLATSFCLSLVAASFVAAQPASAGLFGGDKKSDAAVTSTPSAMTTVAGASSEDFHKASKAEIEQTLRADPLAQAAFFSNQFDHDPTNVQIGLYFSNALRALKRYDQAADIAHRVLLFAPDNVDLLLAAARAHIAGNDAFLAIDPLQHAIALKPKDWQAYSLLGVAYQQVKRTDDAQTQWATALQLSPNNPAVLTNIAMAKVVNGDFKGAEPLLRTAAAQKDATIQVRQNLALVLGLEGQMDQAERLLREDLPPQQADADLAWLHQAVAARGLASAAPPAAAPAPAATTDAPGRSWASVQAAGG
- a CDS encoding ribonucleotide-diphosphate reductase subunit beta, whose product is MTSSILLADSHAGLLKASHAYKPFRYPWAFEYWRKQQQVHWIPEEVPLGEDCKDWAAKLNDGERNLLTQIFRFFTQSDIEVQDNYLERYGRVFKPTEIKMMLASFANMETIHIAAYALLLETIGMPEAEFGAFMEYEAMRDKHDFMQQFGVDTEADVCRTLAMFGGFTEGLQLFASFAMLMNFPRFNKMKGMGQIVSWSVRDESLHCEGVIKLYHAFNRETKAVTKSVADDIIDCCKTVVSMEDKFIDLAFEMGPVQGMTPEDIKAYIRYIADWRLKQLELPQVFDAPKENPLPWLQVMLSGVEHANFFEARATEYSKAATKGQWTGGDGVWGAFDQLMKKRAEATKAGAL
- the ccmC gene encoding heme ABC transporter permease CcmC — its product is MINFLANPERFTRVTRPLRPWLAGLTAIVMVWGLFLAFASPQDYQQGNTVRIMYIHVPSAWMGLSVYAAMGVASFFGLIFRHALADAAARAMAPIGAVFTGLALITGALWGWPMWGTPWQWDGRMTSELVLFLFYIAYIALQGAIEDETKAARMSAILALVGLVNLPIIHFSVLWWNGLHQGNRIETTGAILWPLFVMVAAWHLLFAWLFLVRIDSEILERRYRSLRARLSFN
- a CDS encoding acetate uptake transporter, with amino-acid sequence MANDATPAPITLGNPAVVGLAGFGMTTLALQLHNLGLIGIAPVLWLGFIFGGLAQFIAGFMEQKTGNNFGFCAFVGYGSFWIWLCAYIIGNATGIEIFKLADSDLGYILMGWAIFTGGLWIASWHISKAMWLTFLTLTIGFVGLAFVNWGHPEWLKPAAYTLILCAATAWYMMFSIIFKSVFGRDVLPMGKPIF
- the apaG gene encoding Co2+/Mg2+ efflux protein ApaG, whose product is MPYQTISHDIQIAVEVEYVPPEQHGHTDRYVWAYHITMENLGSDTAQLKTRHWTITDGRGHVEHVDGPGVVGETPVLQPGESFTYTSGCPLTTDSGMMCGHYVFEDAKGAQRMVEIPAFSLDLPDARHRLH
- a CDS encoding 2'-deoxycytidine 5'-triphosphate deaminase — its product is MPPENQPDPLPAVLAPGIDGILPMQSLAALIDSGAIRSQTPFDDNQIQPASLDLRLGRRAWRVRASFLPRGRRVMDRLADVKMHEMDLTHGAVFESGCVYIAELQESLDLPKGISARANPKSSTGRVDVFVRLLSDHGDLFDDVAEGYCGPTFVEIAPQTFSVLARTGTRLNQLRLKRGRPPKLYSTDCGVDLTGELVGFRARRHAGIIDLDHIAGHDPRKFWEPLGFSGGELLLDPGEFYILASKTHVEIPVREAAEMLPIDPGVGEFRVHYAGFFDPGFGTAEAQGSGSRGVLEVRCHETPFLLEDGQTVARLVYEPLTDKPTKLYGQLGSNYQKQGLKLSKHFQPW